One Helicobacter sp. MIT 21-1697 genomic window carries:
- a CDS encoding SLAC1 anion channel family protein: MESRESKSSKLQHLPIMLFAITMGFGGLTLAYKKAAEVLLIPPFFYQTLTFIIAILALIIFCLYCLKLIKYPKMVLQEFNHPIKINFFATISMSMLLLSNIFREMPHFSLSLFSVGMGLQTFVAFYVIAYWLNKDIQIAHSNPAWFIPVAGNLLVSASGIGFVNEYLLMFFFSLGMFFWIILTAILFNRIIFHGMLAQKFLPTLAIFIAPPPVAMLGYLNINGGEFDIFAKFLLNIALAFALLLFVLAKNFYKITFFISWWAFTFPFAALTMALLTAYEKTQYTPFKFLSLACLVLTSITIAFVGLKTIGAIMRGEICKEE; the protein is encoded by the coding sequence ATGGAAAGCAGAGAATCTAAAAGCTCAAAATTACAACATCTCCCCATAATGCTATTTGCCATTACAATGGGCTTTGGAGGGCTTACACTTGCGTATAAAAAAGCAGCGGAGGTACTCCTTATCCCACCCTTTTTCTACCAAACCCTCACTTTTATCATTGCCATCCTTGCGCTTATCATCTTTTGTTTGTATTGCTTAAAACTCATCAAATACCCCAAAATGGTTTTACAAGAGTTTAATCACCCGATTAAAATCAATTTTTTTGCGACAATCTCAATGTCTATGCTGCTGCTTTCAAACATTTTCCGCGAAATGCCTCATTTTTCTTTGTCTCTTTTTAGCGTTGGTATGGGATTGCAAACCTTTGTCGCATTCTATGTTATCGCTTATTGGTTGAATAAAGACATTCAAATAGCGCATTCTAATCCCGCTTGGTTTATCCCTGTGGCTGGTAATCTGCTTGTATCTGCTTCGGGCATTGGCTTTGTTAATGAATATCTATTAATGTTTTTCTTTTCTTTAGGAATGTTTTTTTGGATTATCCTCACCGCGATTTTATTTAATCGCATTATCTTTCACGGAATGCTTGCTCAAAAATTTTTGCCCACACTTGCGATTTTTATCGCACCTCCTCCTGTGGCGATGTTGGGCTATCTTAATATCAATGGTGGTGAGTTTGATATATTTGCGAAGTTTCTCTTAAATATCGCACTCGCTTTTGCGCTGCTACTCTTTGTGCTTGCTAAAAATTTTTACAAAATCACATTTTTTATCTCGTGGTGGGCATTTACCTTTCCTTTTGCCGCGCTCACTATGGCACTTCTCACTGCATACGAAAAAACCCAATATACCCCTTTCAAGTTCCTTAGCCTTGCCTGCCTTGTGCTTACAAGCATTACCATTGCATTTGTAGGGCTTAAAACCATTGGTGCGATAATGCGTGGAGAGATTTGCAAAGAAGAATAA
- the glf gene encoding UDP-galactopyranose mutase gives MKAKNCIVGAGLAGLTLAERLANVRGESVLLIDRRNHIGGNVYDYDDEGILVHQYGTHIFHSNEQKVWQYVNIFSRFYPYMHEVKALVDGSFVPVPFNLNSLFTLFPAAMAQEIESMLLQSFEYGSKVSILELQKHPKLAFLSQFIYEKIFLHYTLKQWQCTPQELDSSVFERVPVSISRDNRYFQDRFQGIPMQGYTKMCEKMIANPLITLKLECDYKDIADCIECERIFYSGAIDEFFDYELGELPYRSLHFDFMRFEREYFQSGAVINYPNNYDFTRIGEYKYFLDSKTPHSIVSFEYPKAWHRGEERYYPVPNEQSAAIYQAYARKANELKNVHFIGRLGEYRYYDMDKVIARALSVFENLA, from the coding sequence ATGAAAGCAAAAAATTGTATCGTAGGAGCGGGATTAGCGGGGCTGACACTTGCGGAGCGTCTAGCAAATGTGAGAGGAGAATCTGTGCTGCTTATAGATAGGCGCAATCATATCGGTGGAAATGTCTATGATTACGATGATGAGGGCATTTTGGTGCATCAATATGGCACGCATATTTTTCATAGTAATGAGCAAAAAGTGTGGCAGTATGTCAATATTTTTAGCCGATTTTATCCTTATATGCACGAAGTCAAAGCCCTTGTTGATGGGAGCTTTGTGCCTGTGCCTTTTAATCTCAATTCGCTTTTCACACTTTTTCCCGCCGCAATGGCACAAGAAATAGAATCTATGCTTTTGCAAAGCTTTGAGTATGGGAGTAAAGTGTCTATTTTGGAGCTACAAAAGCACCCAAAACTAGCATTTTTAAGCCAATTTATTTATGAAAAAATCTTTTTGCATTATACTTTGAAACAATGGCAATGCACGCCACAAGAGCTAGATTCTAGCGTGTTTGAGCGCGTGCCTGTAAGCATTAGCCGCGATAATAGGTATTTTCAAGATAGATTTCAGGGAATCCCAATGCAGGGCTATACCAAAATGTGTGAAAAAATGATTGCAAATCCGCTTATTACGCTCAAGCTTGAATGCGATTATAAGGATATAGCAGATTGTATTGAGTGCGAGAGGATTTTTTATAGTGGGGCGATTGATGAGTTTTTTGATTATGAATTAGGCGAGTTGCCTTATAGGAGTTTGCATTTTGATTTTATGCGCTTTGAGAGAGAGTATTTTCAAAGTGGGGCAGTTATCAATTATCCAAATAATTACGATTTCACGCGCATTGGGGAGTATAAGTATTTTTTGGATTCTAAAACGCCTCATAGTATTGTAAGCTTTGAATACCCTAAGGCGTGGCATAGAGGAGAGGAGCGATATTATCCTGTGCCAAATGAGCAAAGCGCGGCAATATATCAAGCGTATGCAAGGAAAGCAAATGAGCTTAAAAATGTGCATTTTATCGGCAGACTAGGGGAGTATCGCTACTATGATATGGATAAAGTCATCGCTCGTGCATTGAGCGTGTTTGAGAATCTAGCTTAA
- a CDS encoding glycosyltransferase family 2 protein produces the protein MQDNPLVSVIIPIYNVEAYVAQCLDSIINQSYTHLEIICVNDGSTDSSGVIVQEYAQRDCRICYLEQENKGQSAARNTGLDIAKGEWICFIDSDDYVDLTWIEELVKHSAQESVVINFNVLFEFDDKAQRFNTHKTLKGSVLLSPKNITLFDFFVANCLLPKSLIDLYQVRFIEGKICEDAGFLYQILPFAKTIECIDLSAYHYRQRIDSTTGKLALCNEVTFDRIFMFIFLTHWYVAHSLVYKCGLPFHLLYEIYTFHHNAQDFYKKAKEVIGELSIKKEVWQRDKLMTLFMRTKCALRFIRIRDVMQNTQERNFRIRLFKEYSVIRLFGRTLYEHFKV, from the coding sequence ATGCAAGATAACCCCTTAGTATCAGTGATTATCCCAATTTATAATGTGGAGGCGTATGTGGCGCAGTGTTTAGATTCTATCATCAATCAAAGTTATACACACTTAGAAATTATTTGTGTGAATGATGGTAGCACAGATTCTAGTGGAGTAATCGTGCAAGAGTATGCGCAAAGAGATTGTAGAATCTGCTACCTTGAGCAGGAAAATAAGGGGCAATCTGCAGCACGAAATACAGGATTAGACATCGCAAAAGGCGAGTGGATTTGCTTTATTGATTCTGATGATTATGTGGATTTAACTTGGATAGAGGAGTTAGTGAAACATAGCGCGCAGGAAAGTGTAGTGATAAATTTTAATGTGCTTTTTGAATTTGATGATAAAGCACAAAGGTTTAATACCCATAAAACGCTCAAAGGCTCTGTTCTTTTATCGCCTAAAAATATTACATTGTTTGATTTTTTTGTGGCTAATTGTTTGCTCCCAAAATCGCTTATTGATTTATACCAAGTGCGATTTATTGAGGGCAAAATTTGTGAGGACGCGGGATTTTTGTATCAAATTCTGCCATTTGCTAAGACTATTGAGTGTATAGATTTAAGCGCATATCATTACAGACAGAGAATAGATTCTACCACAGGCAAACTTGCTCTATGTAATGAAGTAACTTTTGATAGAATCTTTATGTTTATATTTCTCACACATTGGTATGTTGCGCATTCATTGGTTTATAAATGTGGGCTGCCTTTTCACCTTTTATATGAAATTTATACCTTTCATCATAATGCCCAAGATTTTTACAAAAAAGCTAAAGAAGTCATAGGGGAATTATCTATTAAAAAAGAAGTATGGCAAAGAGATAAGTTAATGACTTTATTTATGAGGACAAAGTGTGCCTTGAGATTTATCCGCATAAGAGATGTTATGCAAAATACGCAAGAGCGAAACTTTAGAATCCGACTTTTTAAAGAATATAGTGTGATAAGGCTTTTTGGCAGAACACTATATGAGCATTTTAAAGTTTAA
- a CDS encoding glycosyltransferase family 2 protein, protein MSQKISQMHDCKSQNNPLVSVIIPIYNVQSYLAECLDSVIHQTLREIEIICINDGSTDRSGEILERYAKEDSRIVAIHKANAGVASARNEALYLAKGAFVCFIDADDFYPSNQTLATLYNAAQQHQALICGGCFSDYLNGTINTDFPSILYGYTFAHNGFVEYKDYQFDFGWTRFLYNRIFLLNEHILHPHYTRYEDPVFFVKAMIAAQRFYALSEVTYCYRIGHQKSFLAWSKTHWRDQNKGLLDVLILAQTHRLDKLYNLTLERAHIIATHLTESICEGKGSIESLYMLHMILSAKDNEIFALQSKAIPQALTLEFERIHQRLSYLNHLLTSPLQLFMLILKCYKQNFKCYFRVRLFKKYSVIRIFGITLYERFVDTKITRGGGGYNVVPYLLYSLYIFLNGGSFGRIGGVNAR, encoded by the coding sequence ATGAGCCAAAAGATAAGCCAAATGCACGATTGCAAGTCTCAAAATAATCCTTTGGTATCAGTGATTATCCCCATTTATAATGTGCAATCTTACCTCGCGGAATGCTTAGATTCTGTGATACACCAAACTTTGCGTGAAATAGAGATTATTTGTATCAATGATGGCAGCACCGATAGAAGTGGCGAGATTTTGGAGAGGTATGCTAAGGAAGATTCGCGTATAGTGGCGATTCATAAGGCTAATGCAGGTGTAGCAAGTGCTAGAAATGAAGCTTTGTATCTTGCAAAAGGCGCATTTGTGTGCTTTATTGACGCTGATGATTTTTACCCCTCAAATCAAACACTTGCAACTCTCTATAATGCAGCGCAACAACATCAAGCATTGATATGTGGAGGTTGCTTTAGCGATTATCTCAATGGAACAATAAACACAGATTTTCCAAGCATTTTGTATGGCTATACTTTTGCGCATAATGGCTTTGTGGAGTATAAAGATTATCAATTTGATTTTGGTTGGACGCGCTTTTTATATAATAGAATCTTTTTGTTGAATGAACATATTTTGCACCCTCATTATACGCGCTATGAAGACCCTGTGTTTTTTGTCAAGGCAATGATAGCTGCACAAAGATTCTATGCGCTTTCGGAGGTTACTTACTGCTATCGCATAGGACATCAAAAGTCCTTTCTTGCTTGGAGTAAAACGCATTGGAGAGACCAAAACAAAGGTTTGCTTGATGTGCTTATTCTGGCTCAAACACATCGGCTAGATAAACTTTATAACCTCACGCTTGAGCGCGCGCATATTATTGCTACACATCTTACAGAGAGTATATGTGAGGGAAAAGGCAGTATAGAATCTTTGTATATGCTTCATATGATTTTATCGGCTAAAGATAATGAAATTTTTGCGTTGCAAAGCAAAGCTATACCTCAAGCTCTCACTTTAGAATTTGAGCGCATACACCAAAGATTAAGCTATTTGAATCACCTTTTAACCTCGCCTTTGCAACTTTTTATGTTGATTCTTAAATGTTATAAACAAAATTTCAAATGCTATTTTCGTGTGCGCCTTTTCAAAAAATATAGTGTGATTAGAATCTTTGGTATCACGCTCTATGAGAGGTTTGTAGATACCAAAATCACTCGCGGGGGGGGGGGGTATAATGTAGTCCCTTATTTGCTCTATTCCCTCTATATTTTTCTCAATGGTGGCTCATTTGGGAGGATAGGGGGCGTAAATGCAAGATAA
- a CDS encoding O-antigen ligase family protein encodes MNTLKLTYSRFFERYSTFALWLCVGLAVLTLALLPLSYSYLSIKIPINLLYAALVIFLLFFWRDVKSIKALRLPLSFMAIVVIMAYISLFFAVNVSETKHLIRQFLLEPSLFMIMSFLLTMRLKEAQLQIVWFLLCCAFFYHPLATMYDFYANGGGSLGYRAMLPHYHIPPTAYVFYLLFAFSFAYVSFLKTRGLIKCIFGIFTLLGIYAFICNGGRFGALALITMMCAPFVFFTYKRKKIALLGLFLTLCLGGFALYHFSSSWQDRFNFHKIANNFMQVWHTPPSEMGQFAGESCQTWVKCSPHSLNKHSDITMEYSSLERISLLKSTLLAIADNPLRPNGYFFWQFPYNIQQIFPLDSLNHPFSLRDYGDTFISNNAHNHNYPSSIFFELGLVGFVGFSLFVGYFFYAFYKANIDFSSSAFMDTMGVNVRHIFIGSIGLALLGLIVANFFDCFPVREGQIFLFVLLGVFLGAKWHTKNNQKAR; translated from the coding sequence ATGAACACTCTCAAACTCACATATAGCAGATTCTTTGAGCGATACAGCACTTTTGCTTTATGGCTATGCGTGGGCTTAGCGGTGCTTACTCTTGCGCTTTTGCCCCTCTCATATAGTTATTTAAGCATTAAGATTCCTATCAATCTCCTCTACGCCGCACTTGTGATTTTTCTACTCTTTTTTTGGCGAGATGTCAAATCTATCAAAGCCCTTAGGCTGCCTCTTAGCTTTATGGCTATTGTTGTGATAATGGCGTATATTTCGCTTTTTTTCGCAGTAAATGTGTCAGAGACAAAGCACCTTATACGACAATTTCTCCTAGAGCCTAGCCTTTTTATGATAATGAGCTTTTTGCTTACAATGCGGCTTAAAGAGGCGCAACTTCAAATAGTATGGTTCTTGCTTTGTTGTGCGTTTTTTTATCACCCTTTGGCTACGATGTATGATTTTTATGCCAATGGTGGAGGAAGTCTAGGCTATCGCGCTATGTTGCCTCATTATCACATTCCTCCTACTGCTTATGTGTTTTATCTACTTTTTGCCTTTAGCTTTGCCTATGTGAGCTTTTTAAAAACAAGGGGACTTATAAAATGTATTTTTGGCATATTTACCCTTTTAGGAATCTACGCTTTTATATGTAATGGCGGGAGATTCGGGGCTTTGGCACTTATCACTATGATGTGTGCGCCTTTTGTATTTTTTACCTATAAGCGCAAAAAAATAGCTCTTTTGGGATTGTTTCTTACGCTTTGTTTAGGTGGCTTTGCCCTGTATCATTTTAGCTCTTCGTGGCAGGATAGGTTTAATTTTCATAAGATAGCCAATAATTTTATGCAGGTATGGCACACGCCTCCCTCTGAAATGGGGCAGTTTGCGGGTGAGAGCTGTCAAACTTGGGTGAAATGCTCCCCTCATTCGCTCAATAAGCACTCTGATATAACAATGGAATACTCAAGCCTTGAGCGAATCTCTTTGCTTAAATCCACACTCCTTGCCATAGCAGATAATCCTTTGCGCCCAAATGGCTATTTTTTCTGGCAATTTCCCTATAATATTCAGCAGATTTTTCCATTAGATTCTCTCAATCACCCTTTCTCGCTTAGAGACTATGGGGATACTTTTATCTCAAACAATGCACATAACCACAACTATCCCTCCTCAATCTTTTTTGAGCTAGGACTTGTGGGCTTTGTGGGATTTAGCTTATTTGTGGGGTATTTTTTCTACGCATTTTATAAGGCAAACATTGATTTTAGCTCTAGTGCTTTTATGGATACTATGGGAGTGAATGTGCGCCATATATTCATAGGCAGCATAGGCTTAGCCCTTTTGGGATTAATCGTGGCAAATTTCTTTGATTGTTTCCCTGTGCGTGAGGGACAGATTTTTTTGTTTGTGCTGCTTGGCGTGTTTTTGGGCGCGAAATGGCACACAAAAAATAATCAAAAGGCGCGATAA